One window from the genome of Bacillota bacterium encodes:
- a CDS encoding type II toxin-antitoxin system RelE/ParE family toxin, translated as MNWIIEYKTEAQKDLEALDHSQQIQVLKAIRKVSANPLPQSEGGLGKPLGNKSNNNLTGYFKIKLRSLGLRVVYGLVREKNIMKIIVISVRDDEAVYKIAADRITEDI; from the coding sequence ATGAACTGGATAATTGAGTATAAGACTGAGGCTCAAAAGGATTTGGAAGCTCTTGACCATTCACAGCAGATACAAGTTTTAAAGGCAATCAGGAAAGTGTCTGCAAATCCTTTGCCGCAATCAGAAGGTGGCCTTGGAAAACCATTGGGAAATAAGAGCAATAATAATTTAACAGGATACTTTAAGATCAAACTGCGTTCACTTGGTCTAAGGGTGGTCTATGGCTTGGTTCGTGAAAAAAATATAATGAAAATCATTGTTATTTCAGTCCGGGACGATGAAGCTGTCTATAAGATTGCAGCCGATAGAATAACCGAAGATATTTAA
- a CDS encoding type II toxin-antitoxin system Phd/YefM family antitoxin, with the protein MLNRIVISDIINSIIPISRFNKGEANKIFDEVKQSGHKIVIKNNKPVCILIAPEKYEEMIEQLENYALYIEAEKRMKNAVSNDFISEKAVMEKLGISEEDLEASEVEID; encoded by the coding sequence ATGCTGAATAGGATAGTTATTAGTGACATCATAAATTCTATTATCCCAATTTCAAGGTTCAATAAGGGAGAAGCAAATAAAATATTTGATGAGGTAAAACAAAGCGGACATAAAATTGTCATAAAAAACAATAAACCTGTCTGCATCCTTATTGCTCCTGAAAAATACGAGGAAATGATAGAACAACTCGAAAATTACGCGTTATATATTGAAGCGGAAAAGCGAATGAAAAATGCTGTAAGCAATGATTTCATTTCAGAAAAAGCAGTAATGGAGAAACTTGGCATCAGCGAGGAAGATTTAGAGGCCAGTGAGGTTGAAATAGACTGA